The Arachis hypogaea cultivar Tifrunner chromosome 16, arahy.Tifrunner.gnm2.J5K5, whole genome shotgun sequence genome contains a region encoding:
- the LOC140180238 gene encoding uncharacterized protein, producing MRKFTGGREIFRPAPTHFATNFIVLQNILAQKDALRAMVTSKEWTISTYSKEAKAKIFVDQVLDSKFWNQCTDIVKLTEPLVHVLRIVDSEDKAAMDFLYQAFYKAREEKVKRFQRRKKIVEPYLKILDTRWDSQLKKNLHAAGYWLNPAFLFNANEFEKHKQTTSGLVDVIEKYAYGDLELNSKLTSEMRIYKNAEDDFGRQSALHERSTVMPDQLNLEEDQDNNGPSNNALEDMDATQNEEYVD from the exons ATGAGGAAGTTTACTGGTGGGCGAGAAATATTTCGTCCAGCTCCAACTCACTTTGCTACCAATTTCATAGTTTTGCAGAATATTCTGGCTCAAAAAGATGCATTAAGAGCTATGGTAACTTCTAAAGAATGGACAATATCAACCTACTCCAAAGAAGCTAAAGCTAAAATATTTGTGGATCAAGTTTTAGACTCTAAGTTTTGGAATCAATGTACAGATATTGTCAAGCTTACTGAGCCACTTGTTCATGTGCTCCGTATTGTGGATAGTGAAGATAAAGCTGCAATGGATTTTCTTTATCAAGCTTTTTATAAGGCTAGAGAAGAGAAGGTGAAGAGGTTTCAACGAAGAAAGAAGATTGTCGAGCCTTACTTGAAGATTTTGGATACTCGTTGGGattcacaacttaaaaaaaatcttCATGCTGCTGGCTATTGGTTAAATCCTGCTTTTTTATTCAATGCTAATGAATTTGAAAAACATAAGCAAACCACTTCTGGCCTAGTAGATGTAATTGAGAAATATGCATATGGTGATCTAGAATTGAATTCTAAGTTGACAAGTGAGATGAGAATATATAAGAATGCTGAAGATGATTTCGGAAGACAATCTGCACTGCATGAACGAAGCACAGTGATGCcag ATCAATTAAATTTAGAAGAAGACCAAGATAATAATGGACCGAGTAACAATGCTTTAGAAGATATGGATGCAACTCAAAATGAGGAATATGTTGATTAA
- the LOC112757570 gene encoding uncharacterized protein yields MCIYCEKPVRGGGINRFKYHLAEKGDVEKCKKVPPAVAHQFGQNIEEFMNKKRKTQENYAKSYEHVMRLKENLIEWKSLKHDSNNNNNNNNNNIQEQVNSVYYQPVIDAITNMGAGYKGPNFGRVRGYLLSKLVEDMKKIIEWYHEIWKQTGCTIMADGWTDRCRHTLINFLVYCPKGTIFLKSVDASHASKTTDLLFELFKDVVNFVGPENVVHIVTDNAANYVAAGRLLEAEFPKLY; encoded by the exons ATGTGCATATATTGTGAGAAACCTGTTAGGGGAGGTGGGATTAATCGATTTAAGTATCACTTAGCTGAAAAAGGAGATGTTGAAAAGTGCAAAAAGGTTCCACCTGCTGTTGCTCATCAATTTGGGCAAAATATTGAAGAATTTATgaataagaaaaggaaaactcaagaaaattATGCAAAAAGTTATGAACATGTGATGAGGTTGAAAGAGAATTTGATAGAATGGAAGAGCTTGAAGCacgacagcaacaacaacaacaacaacaacaacaacaacattcaaGAACAAG TTAATTCAGTATATTACCAACCAGTGATTGATGCTATTACCAACATGGGTGCAGGATATAAAGGTCCAAACTTTGGTAGAGTTCGTGGGTATTTGTTGAGTAAGTTGGtggaagatatgaaaaagataattgAATGGTATCATGAAATTTGGAAGCAAACTGGATGTACTATCATGGCTGATGGATGGACTGATCGTTGTAGGCACACTTTAATTAACTTCTTGGTTTATTGTCCTAAAGGAACTATCTTCCTAAAGTCTGTTGATGCTTCTCATGCCTCCAAGACTACTGATTTATTGTTTGAGCTTTTTAAGGATGTTGTCAACTTTGTCGGTCCTGAAAATGTTGTTCATATAGTGACAGATAATGCTGCAAATTATGTTGCTGCTGGAAGGTTGTTGGAAGCTGAATTTCCTAAGTTATATTAG
- the LOC112755038 gene encoding CASP-like protein 1F2 — MADPKSHYSMAIQPQQPPSSVTGKHRILMTAPNFLRLLSILFSAASIAVMVTSNQTVSLFSLSLEAHFYYSSAFKYFVAANSVVCLFTLLTLILNFLLGQQLLMRRDYYFYLFTHDMVVTVLLMSGCAAATAVGYVGQYGQDHMGWQPLCDHVAKFCRSTLVSILLSYFSFFSYFGLSLLEAYSSISSPFPSPH; from the exons ATGGCTGACCCAAAAAGTCATTACTCCATGGCCATCCAACCCCAACAACCACCCTCCTCTGTTACCGGAAAACACAGGATTCTCATGACTGCCCCAAACTTCCTCAGGCTCTTATCCATTCTATTCTCCGCCGCTTCCATCGCTGTCATGGTCACCTCCAACCAAACGGTTTCCCTCTTCTCCTTGTCCCTTGAGGCTCACTTTTACTACTCTTCAGCTTTCAA ATACTTTGTTGCTGCAAATTCTGTAGTTTGTCTCTTCACTCTGTTGACACTCATACTCAACTTTCTGCTGGGACAACAATTACTAATGCGGAGGGACTATTATTTCTATCTATTCACACATGATATG GTGGTGACGGTGCTATTGATGTCTGGATGCGCCGCAGCAACAGCAGTTGGCTATGTGGGTCAGTACGGGCAGGATCATATGGGTTGGCAGCCGCTGTGTGATCATGTTGCCAAGTTCTGCAGATCCACTTTGGTTTCTATTTTGCTCtcttatttctccttcttttcctATTTCGGCCTGTCTCTCTTGGAGGCATATTCTTCCATCTCTTCTCCTTTCCCTTCTCCACACTAA